A portion of the Ptiloglossa arizonensis isolate GNS036 chromosome 11, iyPtiAriz1_principal, whole genome shotgun sequence genome contains these proteins:
- the LOC143152710 gene encoding uncharacterized protein LOC143152710 isoform X3: protein MIDLTVKTLDSQNHAFSLEDDQITVRGFKEYIAESVSVSADSQRLIYCGRVLQDDKKLNDYNVNGKVIHLVQRAPPQPGQRGNDGGQNPGFQGSQNSQRTQYRLTRAQMHGNAMYLGTTMAVPAEIVEGHGLPVPQLSNILSNSRLNMARRMIYRANELIERLDNPGCPLNPPLSESNQPPLAQQVQVQQVETEQFNNEGRTIGVLAAALSAAGVNNVLFRGNLDDVAQRVRLSNDNDNNDTDDSDDSDDNHENQPDAQPQQSQSEQQGSTSNNYGQSNRQSTSQVPRPPQMAELLALLLHALDSLRPYIERYRELMFVDRALSRGECTCCSSAGADPVEESQRIVDGVSESLHYIAHACHALSDIIVDMSQPPPRNLRCIPLILQQSAILQPGIPIQVEAHIRLHGRNANNNNGGEENGDAVSPLAGHLEMDEATTEEANQQQEPEAGAQQTEQQQQQQQQQQQEQTQSLFDTVFNLPNDVQVLMEVSPENNMDAASGSEQPPTGENNNNNNNNGGRADDTTFGPFPWGSTPPPDFIRNLMQAVAGYMVQGGITSTTITTQNPPTTAGQGGASGLDGNTIAGQSTQARSNVGTHPTTATQTRSTSRPQVFHQQAHPLGAEMSIGHGLDFDPFLSCNSHHIRRSTTTTTTTTTTTTTTTTTTTTTTSSTVTSTSQATSQATPQATPQATSQTTSQGTRASQTSTTETQSQPQTEDRRLFEEVRSTVRLLGNIPHVNSRFTLDRSPTLADCLRPFTSFFTSQNSRNEENFLVNLTVVVLQNMTVRDLIRLRCGRWLPISHQRRPLQEFFQYSFPNTTTETFQDQATERLLSLLRPHLQNLLSAEEDFNARNGSRIDICATVEALLRRHIKHLLQLLVNNDVSNTTFGREAFDILDNLGRQLSAVLRYSIRGGQPRLEAIVSRFVIERCEGSHPILHHWMQDILIPLYRNVEQPPDSEIIPLLIYEDVPSQTSTVSSAPANQPSQTQSEVEPMETETVEERTNSETTLGDDTEESPKTYRGHEAAIPVNWVQIIARDAVKQHHHLQNQGMTNGGVATFSDAYLDTLPTKRRKLIEQQKPRLLVSPTPNRTAIAASIERLVREGVTRAGVEEVDGAAVAVAVEPGVRRAFGQAIRDCLNPHRYGTPDFPDPLRFPNATKYFADQDRPPK, encoded by the exons ATGATTGACCTCACGGTGAAGACTTTGGATTCACAAAACCATGCTTTTTCACTCGAAGACGAC CAAATTACAGTACGAGGCTTCAAAGAATATATAGCAGAGTCAGTGTCGGTATCAGCAGATTCACAAAGACTTATTTATTGCGGCAGAGTCCTTCAAGATGACAAAAAGTTAAATGATTATA atGTTAACGGAAAAGTTATACATTTGGTGCAACGTGCACCACCTCAACCTGGTCAGCGAGGGAATGATGGAGGTCAAAATCCTGGATTTCAGGGCTCGCAAAATTCACAACGAACGCAATATCGACTTACTCGAGCACAAATGCATGGCAATGCTATGTATTTGGGTACTACAATGGCCGTACCGGCTGAAATTGTAGAAGGGCATG GGCTGCCAGTACCTCAATTGAGCAATATTTTGTCTAACAGTCGCTTAAATATGGCAAGACGAATGATTTACCGGGCAAATGAACTTATAGAAAGACTTGATAATCCTGGCTGTCCACTTAACCCCCCATTGTCAGAAAGTAACCAACCACCTTTAGCTCAGCAAGTGCAAGTTCAACAGGTAGAAACGGAACAATT TAATAACGAAGGTAGAACAATTGGTGTGCTTGCAGCTGCTTTGTCCGCAGCTGGAGTAAATAATGTCTTATTTAGGG GAAATTTGGACGACGTCGCTCAAAGAGTACGACTAAGCAATGATAATGATAACAATGATACTGATGATAGTGATGATAGTGATGATAATCATGAAAATCAACCAGATGCACAACCGCAACAATCGCAATCTGAACAGCAGGGATCCACATCTAATAATTATGGACAATCCAATAGGCAATCCACGTCACA AGTTCCACGACCACCACAGATGGCAGAATTATTGGCACTGTTATTGCATGCTCTTGATAGTTTACGTCCTTATATAGAACGTTATCGGGAACTTATGTTTGTGGACCGTGCATTATCTCGCGGAGAATGTACATGCTGTTCTTCA GCAGGAGCTGATCCCGTGGAAGAAAGCCAGAGAATAGTGGATGGTGTAAGCGAAAGCCTGCACTACATAGCTCATGCTTGTCATGCATTAAGCGATATAATTGTTGATATGTCCCAGCCACCACCCAGAAATTTGCGATGTATACCACTTATTCTTCAACAATCAGCTATTTTACAACCCGGTATACCAATCCAGGTAGAG GCACACATTAGACTGCATGGTCGGAATGCGAATAACAATAATGGTGGTGAAGAGAATGGTGATGCAGTAAGTCCGCTTGCTGGACATTTAGAAATGGACGAAGCTACTACCGAAGAAGCTAATCAACAACAGGAACCTGAAGCTGGTGCTCAACAAAcggagcaacaacaacaacaacaacaacaacaacaacaagaacAGACCCAATCTCTGTTTG ACACAGTCTTTAACTTGCCAAATGATGTACAAGTATTAATGGAGGTTAGTCCCGAAAATAATATGGATGCAGCATCAGGGAGTGAACAACCTCCAACTGGtgaaaataataacaacaataataataacggcG GAAGAGCGGATGATACCACTTTTGGTCCATTTCCCTGGGGTTCAACTCCTCCCCCAGATTTTATACGAAACTTAATGCAGGCTGTTGCCGGTTACATGGTACAAGGTGGTATTACTTCTACAACAATTACAACTCAAAATCCTCCAACCACTGCAGGACAAGGAGGTGCATCTGGACTTgatggaaatacaatcgctggACAAAGTACCCAAGCACG AAGTAATGTTGGTACTCATCCTACTACAGCAACGCAAACTAGAAGTACATCGCGTCCGCAAGTATTTCATCAACAAGCACATCCTTTAGGTGCTGAAATGAGTATAGGCCACGGACTTGATttcgatccatttctttcttgTAATTCACATCATATTCGTCGATcgacaacaacaacgacgacgacgacgacgacaacgacaacgacaacaacaacaacaacaacaacaacttcCAGTACTGTTACTTCTACATCGCAAGCTACATCACAAGCTACACCGCAAGCTACACCGCAAGCTACATCGCAAACTACATCGCAAGGAACACGTGCAAGTCAAACATCCACAACCGAAACTCAGTCCCAGCCACAAACAg aaGATCGTCGTTTATTCGAAGAAGTTCGAAGTACAGTGCGATTGCTCGGAAATATTCCACATGTCAATTCGAGATTTACACTAGATAG GAGTCCTACTCTTGCGGACTGTTTACGTCCCTTCACATCATTTTTTACGTCACAGAAttcaagaaatgaagaaaattttctCGTGAATTTGACTGTAGTagtg ttaCAAAATATGACCGTACGGGATTTAATAAGATTACGATGCGGCCGGTGGCTACCAATTTCTCATCAAAGAAGGCCATTGCAAGAATTCTTTCAGTATTCTTTTCCAAATACTACAACGGAAACATTTCAAGATCAGGCTACAGAACGATTGTTATCATTACTGAGACCACATCTACAAAACCTGTTATCAGCAGAAGAAGACTTTAATGCTAGAAATGGTTCACGTATAGATATTTGTGCAACTGTAGAAGCTTTGCTCCGTCGTCATATAAAACACCTTCTGCAATTACTTGTCAATAATG ATGTTAGTAATACTACATTCGGTCGCGAAGCTTTTGATATTTTGGATAATCTGGGGAGACAATTATCTGCAGTACTTCGATATTCCATTCGTGGTGGACAACCAAGATTGGAAGCTATTGTATCACGTTTTGTG ATTGAAAGGTGTGAGGGCAGTCACCCTATACTACATCATTGGATGCAGGATATATTAATTCCTCTTTATCGTAACGTAGAGCAACCGCCGGATTCAGAAATTATTCCGCTTTTAATATACGAGGATGTACCATCTCAAACATCAACGGTGTCTTCGGCTCCAGCGAATCAACCTTCGCAAACACAATCCGAAGTGGAG CCTATGGAAACTGAAACTGTAGAAGAGAGAACAAATTCTGAAACAACTTTGGGAGATGATACGGAAGAAAGTCCAAAGACATATCGAGGTCATGAAGCAGCAATACCTGTG AATTGGGTACAAATAATTGCTCGGGATGCCGTGAAGCAACATCATCACTTACAAAACCAGGGAATGACAAATGGTGGTGTTGCGACATTTAGCGATGCCTACTTAGATACACTGCCCACAAAACGGcgtaaacttattgaacaacagaAACCACGGTTATTAGTCAGTCCTACTCCTAATCGTACAGCAATAGCAGCCTCCATAGAACGTTTAGTTCGAGAAGGTGTAACACGAGCCGGTGTTGAGGAAGTTGATGGTGCTGCGGTTGCCGTAGCCGTAGAGCCTGGTGTTAGGCGTGCGTTTGGTCAAGCAATCAGAGACTGCTTGAATCCACATAGATACGGAACACCCGATTTTCCAGATCCTTTACGTTTTCCTAATGCAACTAAATATTTTGCGGATCAAGATAGACCACCAAAATAA
- the LOC143152710 gene encoding uncharacterized protein LOC143152710 isoform X2, translating into MIDLTVKTLDSQNHAFSLEDDQITVRGFKEYIAESVSVSADSQRLIYCGRVLQDDKKLNDYNVNGKVIHLVQRAPPQPGQRGNDGGQNPGFQGSQNSQRTQYRLTRAQMHGNAMYLGTTMAVPAEIVEGHGLPVPQLSNILSNSRLNMARRMIYRANELIERLDNPGCPLNPPLSESNQPPLAQQVQVQQVETEQFNNEGRTIGVLAAALSAAGVNNVLFRGNLDDVAQRVRLSNDNDNNDTDDSDDSDDNHENQPDAQPQQSQSEQQGSTSNNYGQSNRQSTSQVPRPPQMAELLALLLHALDSLRPYIERYRELMFVDRALSRGECTCCSSAGADPVEESQRIVDGVSESLHYIAHACHALSDIIVDMSQPPPRNLRCIPLILQQSAILQPGIPIQVEAHIRLHGRNANNNNGGEENGDAVSPLAGHLEMDEATTEEANQQQEPEAGAQQTEQQQQQQQQQQQEQTQSLFDTVFNLPNDVQVLMEVSPENNMDAASGSEQPPTGENNNNNNNNGGRADDTTFGPFPWGSTPPPDFIRNLMQAVAGYMVQGGITSTTITTQNPPTTAGQGGASGLDGNTIAGQSTQARSNVGTHPTTATQTRSTSRPQVFHQQAHPLGAEMSIGHGLDFDPFLSCNSHHIRRSTTTTTTTTTTTTTTTTTTTTTTSSTVTSTSQATSQATPQATPQATSQTTSQGTRASQTSTTETQSQPQTATTSTTTSNTNSTNTMALTMSQVDPLINSVRRAIRAMSGRPQDILDRRLFEEVRSTVRLLGNIPHVNSRFTLDRSPTLADCLRPFTSFFTSQNSRNEENFLVNLTVVVLQNMTVRDLIRLRCGRWLPISHQRRPLQEFFQYSFPNTTTETFQDQATERLLSLLRPHLQNLLSAEEDFNARNGSRIDICATVEALLRRHIKHLLQLLVNNDVSNTTFGREAFDILDNLGRQLSAVLRYSIRGGQPRLEAIVSRFVIERCEGSHPILHHWMQDILIPLYRNVEQPPDSEIIPLLIYEDVPSQTSTVSSAPANQPSQTQSEVEPMETETVEERTNSETTLGDDTEESPKTYRGHEAAIPVNWVQIIARDAVKQHHHLQNQGMTNGGVATFSDAYLDTLPTKRRKLIEQQKPRLLVSPTPNRTAIAASIERLVREGVTRAGVEEVDGAAVAVAVEPGVRRAFGQAIRDCLNPHRYGTPDFPDPLRFPNATKYFADQDRPPK; encoded by the exons ATGATTGACCTCACGGTGAAGACTTTGGATTCACAAAACCATGCTTTTTCACTCGAAGACGAC CAAATTACAGTACGAGGCTTCAAAGAATATATAGCAGAGTCAGTGTCGGTATCAGCAGATTCACAAAGACTTATTTATTGCGGCAGAGTCCTTCAAGATGACAAAAAGTTAAATGATTATA atGTTAACGGAAAAGTTATACATTTGGTGCAACGTGCACCACCTCAACCTGGTCAGCGAGGGAATGATGGAGGTCAAAATCCTGGATTTCAGGGCTCGCAAAATTCACAACGAACGCAATATCGACTTACTCGAGCACAAATGCATGGCAATGCTATGTATTTGGGTACTACAATGGCCGTACCGGCTGAAATTGTAGAAGGGCATG GGCTGCCAGTACCTCAATTGAGCAATATTTTGTCTAACAGTCGCTTAAATATGGCAAGACGAATGATTTACCGGGCAAATGAACTTATAGAAAGACTTGATAATCCTGGCTGTCCACTTAACCCCCCATTGTCAGAAAGTAACCAACCACCTTTAGCTCAGCAAGTGCAAGTTCAACAGGTAGAAACGGAACAATT TAATAACGAAGGTAGAACAATTGGTGTGCTTGCAGCTGCTTTGTCCGCAGCTGGAGTAAATAATGTCTTATTTAGGG GAAATTTGGACGACGTCGCTCAAAGAGTACGACTAAGCAATGATAATGATAACAATGATACTGATGATAGTGATGATAGTGATGATAATCATGAAAATCAACCAGATGCACAACCGCAACAATCGCAATCTGAACAGCAGGGATCCACATCTAATAATTATGGACAATCCAATAGGCAATCCACGTCACA AGTTCCACGACCACCACAGATGGCAGAATTATTGGCACTGTTATTGCATGCTCTTGATAGTTTACGTCCTTATATAGAACGTTATCGGGAACTTATGTTTGTGGACCGTGCATTATCTCGCGGAGAATGTACATGCTGTTCTTCA GCAGGAGCTGATCCCGTGGAAGAAAGCCAGAGAATAGTGGATGGTGTAAGCGAAAGCCTGCACTACATAGCTCATGCTTGTCATGCATTAAGCGATATAATTGTTGATATGTCCCAGCCACCACCCAGAAATTTGCGATGTATACCACTTATTCTTCAACAATCAGCTATTTTACAACCCGGTATACCAATCCAGGTAGAG GCACACATTAGACTGCATGGTCGGAATGCGAATAACAATAATGGTGGTGAAGAGAATGGTGATGCAGTAAGTCCGCTTGCTGGACATTTAGAAATGGACGAAGCTACTACCGAAGAAGCTAATCAACAACAGGAACCTGAAGCTGGTGCTCAACAAAcggagcaacaacaacaacaacaacaacaacaacaacaagaacAGACCCAATCTCTGTTTG ACACAGTCTTTAACTTGCCAAATGATGTACAAGTATTAATGGAGGTTAGTCCCGAAAATAATATGGATGCAGCATCAGGGAGTGAACAACCTCCAACTGGtgaaaataataacaacaataataataacggcG GAAGAGCGGATGATACCACTTTTGGTCCATTTCCCTGGGGTTCAACTCCTCCCCCAGATTTTATACGAAACTTAATGCAGGCTGTTGCCGGTTACATGGTACAAGGTGGTATTACTTCTACAACAATTACAACTCAAAATCCTCCAACCACTGCAGGACAAGGAGGTGCATCTGGACTTgatggaaatacaatcgctggACAAAGTACCCAAGCACG AAGTAATGTTGGTACTCATCCTACTACAGCAACGCAAACTAGAAGTACATCGCGTCCGCAAGTATTTCATCAACAAGCACATCCTTTAGGTGCTGAAATGAGTATAGGCCACGGACTTGATttcgatccatttctttcttgTAATTCACATCATATTCGTCGATcgacaacaacaacgacgacgacgacgacgacaacgacaacgacaacaacaacaacaacaacaacaacttcCAGTACTGTTACTTCTACATCGCAAGCTACATCACAAGCTACACCGCAAGCTACACCGCAAGCTACATCGCAAACTACATCGCAAGGAACACGTGCAAGTCAAACATCCACAACCGAAACTCAGTCCCAGCCACAAACAg CAACAACTTCAACTACGACTAGTAACACTAACTCTACAAATACCATGGCTTTAACAATGTCACAAGTAGATCCTCTTATAAATTCAGTGCGACGGGCAATCAGGGCTATGAGCGGTCGGCCACAAGACATTCTCG ATCGTCGTTTATTCGAAGAAGTTCGAAGTACAGTGCGATTGCTCGGAAATATTCCACATGTCAATTCGAGATTTACACTAGATAG GAGTCCTACTCTTGCGGACTGTTTACGTCCCTTCACATCATTTTTTACGTCACAGAAttcaagaaatgaagaaaattttctCGTGAATTTGACTGTAGTagtg ttaCAAAATATGACCGTACGGGATTTAATAAGATTACGATGCGGCCGGTGGCTACCAATTTCTCATCAAAGAAGGCCATTGCAAGAATTCTTTCAGTATTCTTTTCCAAATACTACAACGGAAACATTTCAAGATCAGGCTACAGAACGATTGTTATCATTACTGAGACCACATCTACAAAACCTGTTATCAGCAGAAGAAGACTTTAATGCTAGAAATGGTTCACGTATAGATATTTGTGCAACTGTAGAAGCTTTGCTCCGTCGTCATATAAAACACCTTCTGCAATTACTTGTCAATAATG ATGTTAGTAATACTACATTCGGTCGCGAAGCTTTTGATATTTTGGATAATCTGGGGAGACAATTATCTGCAGTACTTCGATATTCCATTCGTGGTGGACAACCAAGATTGGAAGCTATTGTATCACGTTTTGTG ATTGAAAGGTGTGAGGGCAGTCACCCTATACTACATCATTGGATGCAGGATATATTAATTCCTCTTTATCGTAACGTAGAGCAACCGCCGGATTCAGAAATTATTCCGCTTTTAATATACGAGGATGTACCATCTCAAACATCAACGGTGTCTTCGGCTCCAGCGAATCAACCTTCGCAAACACAATCCGAAGTGGAG CCTATGGAAACTGAAACTGTAGAAGAGAGAACAAATTCTGAAACAACTTTGGGAGATGATACGGAAGAAAGTCCAAAGACATATCGAGGTCATGAAGCAGCAATACCTGTG AATTGGGTACAAATAATTGCTCGGGATGCCGTGAAGCAACATCATCACTTACAAAACCAGGGAATGACAAATGGTGGTGTTGCGACATTTAGCGATGCCTACTTAGATACACTGCCCACAAAACGGcgtaaacttattgaacaacagaAACCACGGTTATTAGTCAGTCCTACTCCTAATCGTACAGCAATAGCAGCCTCCATAGAACGTTTAGTTCGAGAAGGTGTAACACGAGCCGGTGTTGAGGAAGTTGATGGTGCTGCGGTTGCCGTAGCCGTAGAGCCTGGTGTTAGGCGTGCGTTTGGTCAAGCAATCAGAGACTGCTTGAATCCACATAGATACGGAACACCCGATTTTCCAGATCCTTTACGTTTTCCTAATGCAACTAAATATTTTGCGGATCAAGATAGACCACCAAAATAA
- the LOC143152710 gene encoding uncharacterized protein LOC143152710 isoform X1 has translation MIDLTVKTLDSQNHAFSLEDDQITVRGFKEYIAESVSVSADSQRLIYCGRVLQDDKKLNDYNVNGKVIHLVQRAPPQPGQRGNDGGQNPGFQGSQNSQRTQYRLTRAQMHGNAMYLGTTMAVPAEIVEGHGLPVPQLSNILSNSRLNMARRMIYRANELIERLDNPGCPLNPPLSESNQPPLAQQVQVQQVETEQFNNEGRTIGVLAAALSAAGVNNVLFRGNLDDVAQRVRLSNDNDNNDTDDSDDSDDNHENQPDAQPQQSQSEQQGSTSNNYGQSNRQSTSQVPRPPQMAELLALLLHALDSLRPYIERYRELMFVDRALSRGECTCCSSAGADPVEESQRIVDGVSESLHYIAHACHALSDIIVDMSQPPPRNLRCIPLILQQSAILQPGIPIQVEAHIRLHGRNANNNNGGEENGDAVSPLAGHLEMDEATTEEANQQQEPEAGAQQTEQQQQQQQQQQQEQTQSLFDTVFNLPNDVQVLMEVSPENNMDAASGSEQPPTGENNNNNNNNGGRADDTTFGPFPWGSTPPPDFIRNLMQAVAGYMVQGGITSTTITTQNPPTTAGQGGASGLDGNTIAGQSTQARSNVGTHPTTATQTRSTSRPQVFHQQAHPLGAEMSIGHGLDFDPFLSCNSHHIRRSTTTTTTTTTTTTTTTTTTTTTTSSTVTSTSQATSQATPQATPQATSQTTSQGTRASQTSTTETQSQPQTATTSTTTSNTNSTNTMALTMSQVDPLINSVRRAIRAMSGRPQDILEDRRLFEEVRSTVRLLGNIPHVNSRFTLDRSPTLADCLRPFTSFFTSQNSRNEENFLVNLTVVVLQNMTVRDLIRLRCGRWLPISHQRRPLQEFFQYSFPNTTTETFQDQATERLLSLLRPHLQNLLSAEEDFNARNGSRIDICATVEALLRRHIKHLLQLLVNNDVSNTTFGREAFDILDNLGRQLSAVLRYSIRGGQPRLEAIVSRFVIERCEGSHPILHHWMQDILIPLYRNVEQPPDSEIIPLLIYEDVPSQTSTVSSAPANQPSQTQSEVEPMETETVEERTNSETTLGDDTEESPKTYRGHEAAIPVNWVQIIARDAVKQHHHLQNQGMTNGGVATFSDAYLDTLPTKRRKLIEQQKPRLLVSPTPNRTAIAASIERLVREGVTRAGVEEVDGAAVAVAVEPGVRRAFGQAIRDCLNPHRYGTPDFPDPLRFPNATKYFADQDRPPK, from the exons ATGATTGACCTCACGGTGAAGACTTTGGATTCACAAAACCATGCTTTTTCACTCGAAGACGAC CAAATTACAGTACGAGGCTTCAAAGAATATATAGCAGAGTCAGTGTCGGTATCAGCAGATTCACAAAGACTTATTTATTGCGGCAGAGTCCTTCAAGATGACAAAAAGTTAAATGATTATA atGTTAACGGAAAAGTTATACATTTGGTGCAACGTGCACCACCTCAACCTGGTCAGCGAGGGAATGATGGAGGTCAAAATCCTGGATTTCAGGGCTCGCAAAATTCACAACGAACGCAATATCGACTTACTCGAGCACAAATGCATGGCAATGCTATGTATTTGGGTACTACAATGGCCGTACCGGCTGAAATTGTAGAAGGGCATG GGCTGCCAGTACCTCAATTGAGCAATATTTTGTCTAACAGTCGCTTAAATATGGCAAGACGAATGATTTACCGGGCAAATGAACTTATAGAAAGACTTGATAATCCTGGCTGTCCACTTAACCCCCCATTGTCAGAAAGTAACCAACCACCTTTAGCTCAGCAAGTGCAAGTTCAACAGGTAGAAACGGAACAATT TAATAACGAAGGTAGAACAATTGGTGTGCTTGCAGCTGCTTTGTCCGCAGCTGGAGTAAATAATGTCTTATTTAGGG GAAATTTGGACGACGTCGCTCAAAGAGTACGACTAAGCAATGATAATGATAACAATGATACTGATGATAGTGATGATAGTGATGATAATCATGAAAATCAACCAGATGCACAACCGCAACAATCGCAATCTGAACAGCAGGGATCCACATCTAATAATTATGGACAATCCAATAGGCAATCCACGTCACA AGTTCCACGACCACCACAGATGGCAGAATTATTGGCACTGTTATTGCATGCTCTTGATAGTTTACGTCCTTATATAGAACGTTATCGGGAACTTATGTTTGTGGACCGTGCATTATCTCGCGGAGAATGTACATGCTGTTCTTCA GCAGGAGCTGATCCCGTGGAAGAAAGCCAGAGAATAGTGGATGGTGTAAGCGAAAGCCTGCACTACATAGCTCATGCTTGTCATGCATTAAGCGATATAATTGTTGATATGTCCCAGCCACCACCCAGAAATTTGCGATGTATACCACTTATTCTTCAACAATCAGCTATTTTACAACCCGGTATACCAATCCAGGTAGAG GCACACATTAGACTGCATGGTCGGAATGCGAATAACAATAATGGTGGTGAAGAGAATGGTGATGCAGTAAGTCCGCTTGCTGGACATTTAGAAATGGACGAAGCTACTACCGAAGAAGCTAATCAACAACAGGAACCTGAAGCTGGTGCTCAACAAAcggagcaacaacaacaacaacaacaacaacaacaacaagaacAGACCCAATCTCTGTTTG ACACAGTCTTTAACTTGCCAAATGATGTACAAGTATTAATGGAGGTTAGTCCCGAAAATAATATGGATGCAGCATCAGGGAGTGAACAACCTCCAACTGGtgaaaataataacaacaataataataacggcG GAAGAGCGGATGATACCACTTTTGGTCCATTTCCCTGGGGTTCAACTCCTCCCCCAGATTTTATACGAAACTTAATGCAGGCTGTTGCCGGTTACATGGTACAAGGTGGTATTACTTCTACAACAATTACAACTCAAAATCCTCCAACCACTGCAGGACAAGGAGGTGCATCTGGACTTgatggaaatacaatcgctggACAAAGTACCCAAGCACG AAGTAATGTTGGTACTCATCCTACTACAGCAACGCAAACTAGAAGTACATCGCGTCCGCAAGTATTTCATCAACAAGCACATCCTTTAGGTGCTGAAATGAGTATAGGCCACGGACTTGATttcgatccatttctttcttgTAATTCACATCATATTCGTCGATcgacaacaacaacgacgacgacgacgacgacaacgacaacgacaacaacaacaacaacaacaacaacttcCAGTACTGTTACTTCTACATCGCAAGCTACATCACAAGCTACACCGCAAGCTACACCGCAAGCTACATCGCAAACTACATCGCAAGGAACACGTGCAAGTCAAACATCCACAACCGAAACTCAGTCCCAGCCACAAACAg CAACAACTTCAACTACGACTAGTAACACTAACTCTACAAATACCATGGCTTTAACAATGTCACAAGTAGATCCTCTTATAAATTCAGTGCGACGGGCAATCAGGGCTATGAGCGGTCGGCCACAAGACATTCTCG aaGATCGTCGTTTATTCGAAGAAGTTCGAAGTACAGTGCGATTGCTCGGAAATATTCCACATGTCAATTCGAGATTTACACTAGATAG GAGTCCTACTCTTGCGGACTGTTTACGTCCCTTCACATCATTTTTTACGTCACAGAAttcaagaaatgaagaaaattttctCGTGAATTTGACTGTAGTagtg ttaCAAAATATGACCGTACGGGATTTAATAAGATTACGATGCGGCCGGTGGCTACCAATTTCTCATCAAAGAAGGCCATTGCAAGAATTCTTTCAGTATTCTTTTCCAAATACTACAACGGAAACATTTCAAGATCAGGCTACAGAACGATTGTTATCATTACTGAGACCACATCTACAAAACCTGTTATCAGCAGAAGAAGACTTTAATGCTAGAAATGGTTCACGTATAGATATTTGTGCAACTGTAGAAGCTTTGCTCCGTCGTCATATAAAACACCTTCTGCAATTACTTGTCAATAATG ATGTTAGTAATACTACATTCGGTCGCGAAGCTTTTGATATTTTGGATAATCTGGGGAGACAATTATCTGCAGTACTTCGATATTCCATTCGTGGTGGACAACCAAGATTGGAAGCTATTGTATCACGTTTTGTG ATTGAAAGGTGTGAGGGCAGTCACCCTATACTACATCATTGGATGCAGGATATATTAATTCCTCTTTATCGTAACGTAGAGCAACCGCCGGATTCAGAAATTATTCCGCTTTTAATATACGAGGATGTACCATCTCAAACATCAACGGTGTCTTCGGCTCCAGCGAATCAACCTTCGCAAACACAATCCGAAGTGGAG CCTATGGAAACTGAAACTGTAGAAGAGAGAACAAATTCTGAAACAACTTTGGGAGATGATACGGAAGAAAGTCCAAAGACATATCGAGGTCATGAAGCAGCAATACCTGTG AATTGGGTACAAATAATTGCTCGGGATGCCGTGAAGCAACATCATCACTTACAAAACCAGGGAATGACAAATGGTGGTGTTGCGACATTTAGCGATGCCTACTTAGATACACTGCCCACAAAACGGcgtaaacttattgaacaacagaAACCACGGTTATTAGTCAGTCCTACTCCTAATCGTACAGCAATAGCAGCCTCCATAGAACGTTTAGTTCGAGAAGGTGTAACACGAGCCGGTGTTGAGGAAGTTGATGGTGCTGCGGTTGCCGTAGCCGTAGAGCCTGGTGTTAGGCGTGCGTTTGGTCAAGCAATCAGAGACTGCTTGAATCCACATAGATACGGAACACCCGATTTTCCAGATCCTTTACGTTTTCCTAATGCAACTAAATATTTTGCGGATCAAGATAGACCACCAAAATAA